In the Lysinibacillus sp. PLM2 genome, one interval contains:
- a CDS encoding monooxygenase, whose amino-acid sequence MAKQIHFGAIVHGVGGNISGWRHPDVKKNQSVSLEFYTQQTQKAEEGKFDLVFIADGLFINEKSIPHFLNRFEPITILSALAARTKNIGLVGTISTSYSEPFNVARQLGSLDLISDGRAGWNVVTTPLESTALNFNKTIEEHPSHPTRYEIAKEYLEVVKGLWDSWEDDAFTYDVEKDQFFDPSKLHVLNHKGKYFSVRGPLNVARSRQGQPVIFQAGSSDAGIQLAAKTADAVFSGPNSLEDAQNYYKKIKAATHKEGRNPDQLLSFPGISPIIGDTEEEAERKYWEIANLVSIDKALAYLGRYFDHHDFTQYDVDAPFPELGDIGANSFRSTTDNIKKYAKEENLTLREVALREATPRSPFIGTPEKIANEIIRWVDAEGADGFIIATTVPNTLDDFVDKVVPILQTKGRYREDYPADTLRGNLGIPFVENRYTKEKQTV is encoded by the coding sequence ATGGCTAAGCAAATTCATTTTGGTGCAATAGTTCACGGTGTCGGAGGTAATATTTCGGGGTGGCGTCATCCTGATGTTAAAAAAAATCAAAGTGTAAGCCTTGAGTTTTATACACAACAAACGCAAAAAGCTGAAGAGGGAAAATTCGATTTAGTATTTATTGCGGATGGTTTATTCATAAATGAAAAATCAATTCCTCATTTTCTGAATCGTTTTGAACCAATTACTATATTATCTGCACTTGCAGCACGAACAAAGAACATTGGACTTGTGGGAACAATCTCAACCTCGTACAGTGAACCATTCAATGTTGCTCGCCAGTTAGGTTCTCTCGATTTAATTAGTGATGGTCGTGCTGGATGGAATGTTGTCACAACACCATTAGAGAGCACAGCACTTAATTTTAATAAAACAATCGAAGAGCATCCTAGCCATCCCACTCGTTATGAAATTGCGAAAGAGTATTTAGAAGTAGTAAAAGGTTTATGGGATTCTTGGGAAGATGATGCATTTACCTATGATGTTGAAAAGGATCAATTCTTTGATCCTTCAAAATTACACGTTCTTAATCATAAAGGTAAATACTTCTCTGTTCGAGGCCCTTTAAATGTTGCTCGTTCAAGACAGGGTCAACCAGTTATTTTCCAAGCAGGTTCATCCGATGCCGGTATTCAGTTAGCAGCTAAAACGGCTGATGCTGTATTCTCAGGTCCAAATTCATTAGAAGATGCTCAAAATTATTATAAGAAGATTAAAGCGGCTACCCACAAAGAAGGTCGGAATCCCGATCAGCTTCTAAGCTTCCCTGGTATCTCACCGATTATCGGTGATACAGAAGAAGAAGCTGAACGTAAATATTGGGAAATCGCAAATTTAGTTTCAATAGATAAAGCACTTGCTTATTTAGGTCGTTACTTTGATCACCATGATTTCACCCAATATGATGTAGATGCACCTTTTCCAGAGCTTGGTGATATCGGAGCAAATAGCTTTAGAAGTACAACTGATAACATTAAAAAATACGCGAAAGAAGAAAATTTAACACTACGTGAAGTGGCATTAAGGGAGGCAACACCTCGTTCACCCTTTATCGGTACACCTGAAAAGATTGCAAATGAAATAATTCGTTGGGTAGATGCTGAAGGAGCAGATGGATTTATTATTGCAACAACAGTCCCAAATACTCTTGATGACTTTGTTGATAAAGTTGTACCGATACTCCAGACAAAAGGACGTTATCGCGAGGATTATCCTGCAGATACTTTACGTGGCAACTTAGGAATCCCATTTGTAGAAAATCGTTATACAAAAGAGAAACAAACCGTTTAA
- a CDS encoding alkane 1-monooxygenase — translation MNYQISLLDQSPLINEESYESALKHTVELAQEAEKLGYHRFLVSEHHNTLDVAGSSPEVLVSYLLAKTKRIRVGSGGVMLQHYSPYKVAENFHVLASLAGDRVDLGIGKAPGGLPLSTKALQYKKTTTENDFYERLALVNQFINNTIPKDHEFAELKATPLPKAKPEIILLGASEDSATEAAQLGISFAYAQFFNSNDTEFVDAVKAYRKHSPKGRFILGINVIASTDEQKAKNFAEGQTLFKVKLASGKRLTLITEEQAEKLGRESGESYTIERHEPNVISGTPSQIKEKLDELYTTFGVDEFIYHTPILDAEARNESFNLISPVNLEKLEISLKF, via the coding sequence TTGAACTATCAAATTTCCTTATTAGATCAAAGCCCTCTTATTAACGAAGAGTCTTATGAATCTGCATTAAAACATACTGTTGAACTTGCACAAGAAGCAGAAAAACTCGGCTACCACCGTTTTCTAGTTTCAGAGCATCATAACACTTTGGATGTGGCGGGCTCTTCACCGGAAGTACTTGTTTCCTATCTACTTGCGAAAACAAAGAGAATTCGAGTTGGTTCCGGTGGTGTTATGCTTCAGCACTACAGTCCTTATAAAGTAGCTGAAAACTTTCACGTACTTGCTAGTTTAGCGGGCGATCGAGTGGACTTAGGAATCGGGAAGGCTCCAGGTGGTCTACCCCTTTCTACTAAGGCCTTACAATACAAAAAAACTACAACTGAAAATGATTTTTATGAACGACTTGCCCTAGTAAATCAATTTATAAACAATACTATCCCTAAGGATCATGAATTCGCTGAACTAAAGGCAACTCCACTTCCAAAAGCCAAACCTGAGATCATATTACTTGGGGCAAGTGAAGATAGTGCAACTGAAGCGGCCCAACTTGGTATTTCTTTTGCCTATGCTCAATTTTTCAATAGTAATGATACTGAATTCGTAGATGCTGTAAAGGCTTACCGTAAACACTCACCTAAAGGTCGTTTTATTCTAGGGATCAATGTCATTGCATCGACAGATGAACAAAAAGCTAAAAACTTCGCCGAAGGACAAACACTATTTAAAGTGAAGTTGGCAAGTGGGAAAAGACTGACATTAATCACCGAGGAACAAGCGGAAAAATTAGGGAGAGAATCAGGAGAAAGCTACACGATTGAAAGGCATGAACCAAATGTAATAAGCGGTACTCCCTCTCAAATTAAAGAGAAGCTTGATGAACTTTATACAACATTTGGGGTAGATGAGTTCATTTATCATACACCAATATTAGATGCAGAAGCTCGTAATGAGTCATTTAATCTAATAAGTCCCGTTAATCTTGAAAAGCTAGAAATTTCATTAAAATTTTAG
- the ytnI gene encoding putative glutaredoxin YtnI, with protein sequence MENLKIVLWAKQGCSYCGEVKSYLEAEGIDYQTIDVTEHDEFRDILDVKYGIRYVPVVEIGQGNTFTAVTELGIQHLQNALEKFKNKGVQTQ encoded by the coding sequence ATGGAAAATCTTAAAATAGTCCTTTGGGCAAAACAAGGATGTTCTTATTGTGGTGAAGTAAAAAGCTATTTAGAGGCAGAAGGAATTGATTATCAAACAATCGATGTTACAGAACATGATGAGTTCCGCGATATCTTAGATGTAAAATACGGCATCCGTTACGTACCAGTTGTTGAAATAGGACAAGGCAATACATTTACCGCTGTAACAGAGTTAGGTATTCAACATTTACAAAATGCCCTTGAAAAATTTAAGAATAAAGGGGTACAAACTCAATGA
- a CDS encoding amino acid ABC transporter substrate-binding protein, giving the protein MKKLTFAITLIAALLLSACGSSSEPAATSASTGNAEKVVIGTGSQFINICFYDENGNLTGYDIELLKEIDKRLEGYEFEFQTMDFSNLLLSLETKKIDLLAHNMAKNEEREEKFLFNKQPYNAMPLHVVVHEGNEAIQSIDDINGKTVGVAPTSNASIFVEQYVKEHGFNTEISYITQTTDMNNQLKTGRIDAIFSFPFAVDINNNTSDAEQKIVGDPLLFTDIFFMFNKEDSKLADAVDGALKELIEDGTVKELSTKWLGADYSVEL; this is encoded by the coding sequence ATGAAAAAATTAACTTTTGCTATTACATTGATTGCCGCTCTCCTTTTATCTGCTTGTGGTAGCTCAAGTGAACCAGCAGCAACATCTGCCTCTACAGGAAATGCGGAGAAAGTGGTCATTGGAACAGGATCACAATTCATAAATATCTGTTTCTATGATGAAAATGGTAATTTAACAGGTTACGATATTGAATTACTTAAAGAAATCGACAAGCGTCTAGAAGGATATGAATTTGAATTTCAAACGATGGACTTTAGCAACCTATTATTAAGCTTAGAAACAAAGAAAATTGATCTTTTAGCACATAATATGGCGAAAAACGAAGAACGGGAAGAGAAATTTTTATTCAATAAACAGCCATATAATGCGATGCCTTTACATGTTGTCGTTCATGAAGGAAATGAAGCTATTCAATCCATCGATGATATTAATGGGAAAACGGTTGGCGTGGCTCCAACGAGCAATGCTTCTATTTTCGTTGAGCAATATGTAAAAGAACATGGCTTCAATACAGAAATATCTTATATTACGCAAACGACAGACATGAATAACCAATTAAAAACAGGGAGAATTGATGCTATTTTCAGTTTCCCTTTCGCAGTGGATATTAACAATAATACTTCAGATGCAGAGCAAAAAATCGTCGGTGATCCTCTTCTATTTACAGATATTTTCTTCATGTTCAATAAAGAAGATTCTAAATTAGCTGATGCTGTTGATGGGGCATTAAAGGAATTAATTGAGGATGGTACTGTTAAAGAGCTAAGTACAAAATGGTTGGGTGCTGACTATTCCGTCGAACTATAA
- the tcyL gene encoding L-cystine transport system permease protein TcyL produces MGSFFEPSLIFESIPKLLSYLHITLEILVLSVGIGLLLGILVAMPKLYHIPILKEIVTVYISFIRGTPILIQLFLVFYGLPVVVGLFGFDITRMDPFYFVIITYTLSNTANFAELFRGAITSVDYGQTEAAYSVGLSPWQNFYRIVFPQAFRVAFPNIANASISSLKDTSLAFSIGVMDMMGRGETLITATNHAIEIYISLSIIYYVIVLIFERGFRWIERYLNRYLVKDEYSM; encoded by the coding sequence ATGGGGAGTTTCTTTGAACCATCTTTAATCTTTGAATCGATTCCAAAGCTATTATCCTATTTGCATATAACTCTTGAGATTTTGGTTTTATCTGTTGGAATCGGTCTACTGCTTGGCATCCTAGTAGCGATGCCAAAGCTATATCATATTCCCATTTTAAAAGAAATCGTAACGGTTTATATTTCATTTATCCGTGGTACTCCAATTTTAATTCAATTGTTTTTAGTGTTTTATGGTTTGCCTGTTGTTGTAGGTCTATTTGGTTTTGATATTACACGGATGGACCCATTTTATTTCGTAATTATTACGTATACGCTTAGTAATACTGCTAATTTTGCCGAGCTTTTCCGTGGGGCCATTACTTCTGTAGATTATGGTCAAACGGAGGCTGCTTATTCGGTTGGGCTGTCCCCATGGCAGAACTTTTATCGAATTGTTTTTCCGCAGGCATTCCGTGTGGCATTCCCAAATATCGCAAATGCTTCAATCAGTTCATTAAAGGACACTTCCCTCGCCTTCTCAATCGGTGTCATGGATATGATGGGGCGTGGGGAAACATTAATCACGGCAACTAATCATGCAATTGAAATTTATATTTCCTTAAGCATTATTTATTATGTAATCGTACTAATATTCGAACGTGGCTTTAGATGGATAGAACGTTATTTAAATCGTTACTTAGTAAAGGACGAATATTCGATGTAA
- a CDS encoding cysteine ABC transporter permease yields the protein MQLDIPFIWTAFTEIIKALPLTLVIAFTPILIGLLIGIVVAFLRMNPVKILTPIVNFYVSFYRGTPVILHIMIIYFGLPILFESSFGISLNFVPIAVFVIIALALNAGAYLTEIIRSGILSVSKGQIDAAYSVGMTTLDALRRIVLPQAFAATLPNLTNIFIAFLHATSIAFLVSVKELTGTANIVASSNLKFLESFIAAGIIYWGITVIIEFIAHRIERKITAYSNTGVARG from the coding sequence ATGCAACTAGATATTCCATTTATTTGGACAGCTTTTACAGAAATTATAAAAGCTTTACCACTAACATTAGTTATTGCCTTTACACCCATTTTAATCGGTCTATTGATTGGCATTGTCGTTGCGTTTCTACGTATGAATCCTGTTAAAATTTTGACACCTATTGTGAATTTTTATGTGTCATTTTATCGGGGAACACCTGTTATTCTTCATATTATGATTATCTATTTTGGTTTACCGATTTTATTCGAATCCAGTTTTGGAATTTCATTAAACTTTGTTCCTATTGCTGTGTTCGTTATTATTGCTCTTGCGTTAAATGCAGGGGCTTATCTAACTGAAATTATTCGTTCGGGAATCTTGAGTGTTTCAAAGGGTCAGATTGATGCTGCATATTCTGTCGGTATGACCACTCTTGACGCCCTAAGACGTATTGTATTGCCACAAGCATTTGCTGCTACTCTACCAAACTTAACGAATATTTTCATAGCTTTCTTACACGCTACATCCATTGCCTTCCTTGTTTCAGTAAAGGAACTGACTGGCACGGCTAATATTGTGGCTTCGAGCAATTTGAAATTTTTAGAATCATTCATTGCAGCAGGGATTATTTACTGGGGCATTACAGTAATCATTGAATTTATCGCTCACAGAATAGAACGGAAAATCACCGCCTACAGTAATACTGGCGTTGCAAGAGGTTAA
- a CDS encoding FMN reductase (NADPH), with the protein MKGIIINGGYSVTSRLTGVQLEIEKLLNENKVSYEKIIVHQLPAQDLITANFTSHIIIENIKRVEKADIIILLTPVFKGAYSGILKTFLDLLPQKALENKTVIPVAIGGSIAHLLSLEYALKPVVSILGATHITNPVYIVDKQVTKADDVFIVENEVIKRLESVLKQASVLEVIKA; encoded by the coding sequence TTGAAGGGGATTATTATTAATGGTGGTTATAGTGTAACTTCCCGACTGACAGGCGTTCAACTTGAAATAGAGAAACTTCTTAATGAAAATAAAGTATCTTATGAAAAAATTATTGTGCATCAATTACCTGCACAAGATTTAATTACTGCAAACTTCACAAGTCATATCATTATTGAAAATATAAAACGAGTAGAGAAAGCAGATATTATTATTTTATTAACTCCTGTATTCAAAGGGGCTTATTCTGGAATTCTAAAAACATTTTTAGACTTACTACCTCAAAAAGCGCTCGAAAACAAAACTGTTATTCCAGTAGCCATCGGCGGATCAATTGCACATTTATTATCCCTTGAATATGCATTAAAACCAGTTGTTTCAATATTAGGTGCAACTCACATTACAAATCCTGTATATATTGTTGATAAACAAGTAACAAAGGCTGATGATGTATTCATTGTTGAAAATGAAGTTATCAAACGTTTAGAATCCGTTCTAAAGCAAGCATCTGTTTTAGAGGTTATTAAAGCGTAA
- the prkA gene encoding protein PrkA, with the protein MFIDHAMKNGGKIIDILNKVRNFREEENRLKWEGTFAEYLELVKEKPEIAQTAHSRVYNMIKSAGVEEKNGQKNYKFFNKEMFGLESALERLVEEYFHPAARRLDVRKRILLLMGPVSGGKSTIVTMLKRGLEQFSRSEEGAVYAIKGCPMHEDPLHLIPHHLREDFYKEYGIRIEGSLSPLNTMRLEQEYGGRIEDVMIERIFFSEDKRVGIGTFTPSDPKSQDIADLTGSIDFSTIAEYGSESDPRAYRFDGELNKANRGMMEFQEMLKLDEKFLWHLLSLTQEGNFKAGRFALISADELIVAHTNETEYRSFISNKKNEALHSRIIVIPIPYNLKVSEEERIYEKMIRESDIAHVHIAPHALRAAAIFSILTRLEVPKKQGIDLLKKMRLYDGENVEGFNSVDVEELKKEFPNEGMQGIDPRYIINRISSAIIRKEIPSINALDVLRALKDGLDQHPSITQEDREKYMNYIAVARREYDEIAKNEVQKAFVYSYEESAKHLLNNYLDNVEAFCNKNKLRDPLTGEEMNPDEKLMRSIEEQIGISENAKKAFREEILIRLSAYARKGQRFDYNSHERLREAIQKKLFADLKDIVKITTSSTTPDESQLKKINEVIATLVDEYGYNTTSANELLRYVGSLLNR; encoded by the coding sequence ATGTTTATAGACCATGCCATGAAGAATGGAGGGAAGATTATCGATATCTTAAATAAGGTACGGAATTTCCGTGAAGAAGAAAATAGGCTGAAATGGGAAGGGACCTTTGCAGAATATTTAGAGTTAGTTAAGGAAAAACCAGAAATTGCGCAAACTGCTCACTCTCGCGTATACAATATGATTAAAAGTGCGGGAGTAGAAGAAAAAAATGGACAAAAGAACTACAAGTTTTTCAACAAGGAAATGTTCGGTTTAGAATCTGCACTAGAACGCTTAGTAGAGGAGTATTTCCATCCGGCAGCAAGAAGGTTAGATGTACGTAAACGTATTTTACTATTAATGGGTCCAGTGAGTGGTGGTAAATCAACAATTGTAACAATGCTAAAAAGAGGGCTTGAACAGTTTTCAAGGTCAGAAGAAGGCGCGGTTTATGCGATTAAAGGATGCCCAATGCATGAGGATCCACTACATCTCATACCGCATCATCTGCGAGAGGATTTCTATAAGGAATATGGCATTCGTATTGAGGGAAGTTTATCCCCACTAAATACAATGCGTTTAGAGCAAGAATATGGTGGTCGCATTGAGGATGTCATGATTGAAAGAATATTCTTCTCGGAGGATAAGCGTGTTGGTATTGGTACATTTACTCCATCTGATCCAAAATCACAGGATATTGCAGACTTAACAGGAAGCATTGATTTTTCAACAATTGCAGAGTATGGTTCAGAGTCAGATCCACGTGCATATCGATTCGACGGGGAATTAAACAAAGCGAATCGAGGTATGATGGAGTTCCAAGAAATGCTGAAATTGGACGAGAAATTTTTATGGCATCTATTATCATTAACGCAAGAAGGGAACTTTAAGGCGGGTCGCTTTGCCCTAATATCAGCTGATGAACTTATTGTTGCTCACACGAATGAAACAGAATATCGTTCATTTATATCGAATAAAAAGAACGAGGCACTTCATTCTCGTATTATTGTAATCCCGATACCTTACAATTTAAAAGTAAGTGAAGAAGAAAGAATTTACGAGAAAATGATTCGTGAAAGTGATATTGCACATGTTCATATTGCACCCCATGCATTACGAGCTGCAGCAATCTTCTCAATATTAACTAGACTAGAAGTTCCGAAGAAACAGGGGATTGACCTACTGAAGAAAATGCGTTTATACGATGGGGAAAATGTTGAAGGCTTTAATTCTGTGGATGTTGAAGAGCTAAAGAAAGAGTTCCCGAATGAAGGTATGCAAGGCATTGATCCTCGTTATATTATAAATCGAATATCATCAGCTATTATCCGTAAGGAAATACCATCCATCAATGCTTTGGATGTATTACGTGCCTTAAAAGACGGTCTCGATCAACATCCTTCTATTACACAAGAAGATCGAGAAAAATATATGAACTATATTGCAGTTGCAAGAAGAGAATATGATGAAATTGCGAAAAACGAAGTACAAAAAGCATTTGTTTACTCTTATGAAGAGTCGGCTAAACACTTACTGAACAATTACTTAGACAATGTAGAAGCCTTCTGTAATAAAAATAAGCTTCGTGACCCATTAACTGGTGAAGAAATGAATCCAGATGAAAAGTTAATGCGGTCTATTGAGGAGCAAATTGGTATTTCTGAAAATGCGAAAAAAGCCTTCCGTGAAGAAATATTAATCCGTCTTTCAGCCTATGCAAGAAAGGGACAACGTTTTGATTACAATTCTCATGAAAGATTGAGAGAAGCGATTCAGAAGAAGCTATTTGCAGACTTAAAGGATATTGTGAAAATTACAACGTCATCTACTACTCCGGATGAATCGCAATTGAAGAAAATTAATGAAGTGATTGCTACACTTGTTGATGAATATGGTTACAATACAACAAGTGCAAATGAGCTTCTAAGATACGTAGGCAGCCTACTAAATCGATAA
- the cotJA gene encoding hypothetical protein has translation MFTQFKYWRPFVSPFDPCRPILVKSYSTPPQLYIQFQPPGMEQFPPAQALMHGTLWPQLYSPYPDPKKGVEKP, from the coding sequence ATGTTTACGCAATTTAAGTACTGGAGACCTTTTGTAAGCCCCTTTGACCCTTGTAGACCAATACTAGTTAAAAGTTATTCAACGCCCCCTCAGCTTTACATTCAATTCCAGCCACCTGGTATGGAACAGTTTCCACCTGCACAAGCACTTATGCACGGTACATTATGGCCTCAATTATATAGCCCGTATCCTGATCCGAAAAAAGGGGTGGAAAAACCGTGA
- the cotJB gene encoding protein CotJB, which produces MTKQMPKEYYQLLEELQAIDFVLVELNLYLNTHPHDLEAIKQFNETAQQSMRLKVEFEKKFGPLMNFGKSFSSYPWNVDDTPWPWQV; this is translated from the coding sequence GTGACGAAACAAATGCCTAAAGAGTACTATCAATTACTGGAAGAGCTTCAAGCAATTGATTTTGTCCTTGTCGAATTAAACCTCTATTTAAATACTCACCCACATGATTTAGAGGCAATAAAACAATTTAATGAAACAGCCCAGCAAAGCATGAGACTTAAAGTGGAATTCGAGAAGAAGTTTGGTCCGCTTATGAATTTTGGCAAGAGCTTTTCCAGCTATCCTTGGAATGTAGATGATACACCATGGCCTTGGCAAGTTTAA
- the cotJC gene encoding protein CotJC — protein sequence MFYYEKKLQYPVRVSTCNPMLAKFLIEQYGGADGELAAALRYMNQRYTIPDKVIGLLNDIAMEEFSHLEMIATMVYKLTKDATPEQLKAAGIGDHYVNHDRALFYHNAAGVPWTAAYIQAKGDPIADLYEDIAAEEKARATYQWIIDISDDPDVNDALKFLREREVVHSLRFREAVEILKDEQGKKKFF from the coding sequence ATGTTTTATTACGAAAAAAAACTTCAATATCCAGTAAGAGTAAGCACATGTAACCCTATGCTTGCTAAGTTTTTAATTGAACAATACGGTGGGGCTGACGGTGAATTAGCAGCTGCTCTTCGTTATATGAATCAGCGCTATACGATTCCGGATAAAGTTATTGGTCTATTAAATGATATTGCTATGGAAGAATTTTCGCACTTAGAAATGATTGCTACTATGGTTTATAAGCTGACAAAAGACGCAACGCCAGAGCAGTTAAAAGCAGCTGGTATTGGTGATCATTATGTTAACCATGACCGAGCGTTATTTTATCATAATGCAGCTGGTGTTCCATGGACTGCAGCTTATATTCAAGCAAAGGGCGACCCGATAGCAGACCTTTATGAGGACATTGCAGCAGAAGAGAAAGCCCGCGCTACTTATCAATGGATCATTGACATTTCTGACGATCCAGATGTGAATGACGCATTGAAATTCTTACGTGAACGTGAAGTTGTACATTCCCTTCGTTTTAGAGAGGCTGTTGAAATTTTAAAAGATGAACAAGGTAAAAAGAAATTTTTCTAA
- a CDS encoding membrane protein, translating to MNSKAIILALITVLIWGSTFAAISVSLQGGYSAGHLILVRFMIASIIFLIIAFLPSIKFRLPAKTDLLRITFVSLVGISGYHLCVTFGQETVSAGTAGLIIGTSPIFTTLFAIWILKERLGTIGWIGLGFGFIGIILISIGSGDGLGFSPGIVLILMAAIATSLFFVYQKPLFEKYSAIELTAYFTWIGTIPFLYFVPGLFNDIQTASLEANLTAIFIGIFPTSIAYLTWSVALSLASASSISSILYIEPVIAIIVAWVWINDLPSILSILGGVITIAGVLIVNYFGKKQRLLQNPQVEPSTK from the coding sequence TTGAATTCAAAAGCGATTATTCTAGCATTAATTACTGTCTTAATTTGGGGCTCAACTTTTGCCGCTATTAGCGTTAGCCTTCAAGGAGGCTATTCAGCAGGACATTTAATCTTAGTTCGATTTATGATAGCATCCATTATATTTTTAATTATTGCATTCTTACCTAGTATTAAGTTCCGTTTACCTGCAAAAACAGATTTATTAAGAATCACCTTTGTTTCACTTGTAGGTATAAGTGGTTATCATCTATGTGTTACTTTTGGTCAAGAAACAGTAAGTGCTGGTACCGCAGGGCTAATTATTGGAACTAGCCCTATTTTCACAACACTATTTGCCATTTGGATTTTAAAGGAACGGCTTGGAACAATTGGCTGGATAGGACTCGGCTTTGGTTTTATTGGGATTATACTTATTTCTATTGGCTCTGGAGATGGTTTAGGTTTTTCACCTGGAATTGTATTAATCTTAATGGCTGCCATTGCGACATCCCTTTTCTTTGTTTACCAAAAACCGTTGTTTGAAAAATACTCCGCTATTGAGTTAACAGCTTACTTTACATGGATTGGTACAATTCCCTTTTTATATTTTGTACCAGGACTGTTCAATGATATCCAAACAGCTTCATTAGAAGCAAACCTTACTGCAATTTTTATCGGTATTTTCCCAACTTCAATTGCCTATTTAACATGGTCAGTCGCATTATCCCTAGCAAGTGCGAGCTCGATTTCAAGCATACTTTACATAGAACCTGTAATTGCTATCATCGTTGCTTGGGTCTGGATTAATGATTTACCATCTATACTTTCGATACTTGGGGGAGTCATTACAATTGCAGGTGTATTAATCGTTAACTATTTTGGGAAAAAACAAAGGCTATTACAAAATCCACAAGTAGAACCAAGCACAAAATAA
- the arbA gene encoding 2-dehydropantoate 2-reductase, which yields MEIKKVSMIGMGAIGCSVAPGLLKALGNGFRVIADEKRKSKLESGIVINDETYKFPIVLPEEKGEEADLVILAVKYGHLEQAMLDIENQVGPNTMIISLLNGISSEGIIAKHYGEDKIIYSLTSINAVMKENVVKVSLDSGEFMFGEKENIISERVKAIAKLFEEAKLPYSIPENIEYAIWKKYLINTSINPIAAVMRAKNGFFQDLDSMKLVRKSIINEVQKVSIAVGVCLTDEDCEEILTVSKNYNPNGKCSMLQDVEAGRKTEKDMFLGTLIELGEKYNVDVPIAKFLYHMISVVEEANEKGMQIA from the coding sequence ATGGAAATAAAGAAGGTTTCAATGATTGGTATGGGTGCAATTGGCTGTTCAGTAGCCCCTGGATTACTTAAAGCGCTAGGCAATGGTTTTCGCGTTATTGCAGATGAAAAGCGAAAATCAAAATTAGAAAGTGGAATAGTCATTAATGATGAGACGTATAAGTTTCCAATTGTTTTACCCGAAGAAAAGGGGGAAGAAGCTGACCTAGTCATTTTAGCGGTAAAATATGGCCACCTTGAACAAGCGATGCTGGATATTGAAAATCAAGTAGGTCCTAATACAATGATCATATCTTTATTAAATGGAATTAGCAGTGAAGGAATAATTGCAAAGCACTACGGTGAAGATAAAATAATTTATTCTTTGACATCAATAAATGCAGTGATGAAGGAAAATGTAGTAAAGGTTTCCCTGGATAGTGGTGAATTTATGTTTGGGGAAAAAGAAAATATAATATCAGAAAGAGTGAAAGCAATTGCCAAATTGTTTGAAGAGGCAAAACTCCCATACTCTATCCCGGAAAATATTGAATATGCTATTTGGAAGAAGTACTTAATTAATACGAGCATTAATCCAATAGCAGCTGTCATGCGTGCAAAAAATGGTTTTTTCCAAGATTTAGATTCGATGAAGCTTGTCAGAAAAAGTATTATAAATGAAGTGCAAAAAGTATCAATTGCAGTTGGCGTTTGCTTGACAGACGAAGACTGTGAAGAGATATTAACAGTTTCAAAAAATTATAACCCTAATGGAAAGTGTTCGATGCTTCAAGATGTGGAAGCTGGAAGAAAAACAGAAAAGGATATGTTCCTAGGCACATTAATCGAATTAGGTGAAAAATATAATGTGGATGTTCCTATAGCGAAATTCCTATATCATATGATTAGTGTCGTTGAAGAGGCGAATGAAAAGGGGATGCAAATCGCATAG